The genomic region GATTGTTctaacattttccttttcttctccttcttattcttcttaCTTCGCCCAACTGCAAACTCTTCAGAAAAGGGAAGTTCGTCTTCCCCAGGAGAATCAACAATCGAGGGGAGTCCTTCAAATAACACATTCATACCATCTTCTACTCCCCTTAACTTGCCAGACTTGACCTTTAGTTTCTGTGCAAgttttctttccaattctAAGTCCTCCTCAGCAGACAATCTATGGTTCTGCATGCCCATCTCCATATCTAAATACTCTTCGAACTTCGTTTTTGCCTTGGTTCGAGACCGGAGTTTCAAATCCTCCTTCCCCATTCTCGCCGTCCTCATTCTAACTCCACACTAAACCTAGTTCCAATTGCATTTCGTTGAGAACAATTCAGCATAtgcattttgaattttgaaatcattgaATGATCAATGAAAAACCATGCGAAAACAAAGAGTGAAAGAGGGGGAGAGTACCTTGCTTCGAAGTTGGTGATAACCTTTGCGTCTGTCCCGGCCGGCGAAACCAGAGTAAAGAAACTAGGGTAACGCTCGTCCTGTTTTGTTCATGGATGCTTTTGTTCGACCTGAGTTTGTCACTCAGGGCTATCCTATTCGGTACGATTCGGCAAGGTTCGCCGCCGAGATCCAGACCAA from Cucurbita pepo subsp. pepo cultivar mu-cu-16 unplaced genomic scaffold, ASM280686v2 Cp4.1_scaffold000992, whole genome shotgun sequence harbors:
- the LOC111786076 gene encoding nucleolar MIF4G domain-containing protein 1-like, with amino-acid sequence MRTARMGKEDLKLRSRTKAKTKFEEYLDMEMGMQNHRLSAEEDLELERKLAQKLKVKSGKLRGVEDGMNVLFEGLPSIVDSPGEDELPFSEEFAVGRSKKNKKEKKRKMLEQSQESEIEKASVGDGEVEETSKKSKKRKKKKMSGQHQVTADDGVESPCAARIEVQKLPVTPQKYIAPNLRLHKGIEPEDHTQLRRRVRGLLNRLSESNVESVTGEIDIP